In a single window of the Arachis hypogaea cultivar Tifrunner chromosome 6, arahy.Tifrunner.gnm2.J5K5, whole genome shotgun sequence genome:
- the LOC112755787 gene encoding LOW QUALITY PROTEIN: formin-like protein 18 (The sequence of the model RefSeq protein was modified relative to this genomic sequence to represent the inferred CDS: deleted 1 base in 1 codon): MAMFRKFFYKKPPDGLLEISERVYVFDYCFTTDLMDEDEHKMHIRGTIEQLCDHFPEASYMVFNMREGENQSQISYILNDYDMTVMDYPRQYEGCPILTMEMIHHFLRSCENWLQLGLQNIVLMHCERGGWPVLAFMLAAFLIYRKQFTGELKTLEMIYKQAPRELLQLMSPLNPLPSQLRYLQYISRRNVGSEWPPLDRAVTLDCVIIRIIPNMDGEGGCRPIFRIYGQDPFMAADRTPKVLFSTPKRSKFVRHYKQADTELVKIDIHCHVQGDVVLECITLENDLDREKMMFRVMFNTGFIRSNILMLNRDDLDILWDTKDDFPKDFRVEILFSDMETKSSVISIDLPYLEEKDGLPIEAFAKAKKIFSHVDWLDTNIEVAAVLQQITGSNIFLEKLDGAASPKMSHLRKDSSPRGFKFDSKIQVDVKSPDSTFEGKLAMSSLKSGDASVEKKVEAFESMASQEHNIKTPTHMGQGYQPVPTIGVSAHSDSTWKEMKSVKSKESMENNAEFPTSMIQGKQSTPLTGPSTVAKSNAKLENDTMHPISLAQSIQSIPTPTDANSALLESSKKDTESLKSPALLENDRRSKLEPQKMPESDLKRPTSAVQGTIPTSSIESSINAPMQKKIDSLAEPHTVLASDIKTHTSVGPRTHLTPSRDSSSAIAQVESLETNALSENDTKDPLCIAQEKQSTHVTKSVVANSNKEEVRELEAKVLSDIDSKSLTSIVQRKQDSPLPEPRIGSKFSASIAQGKQSIPSIEPCMDANSMEKKIEPLESMMKNTESLESKALLKNEAKILTSAQEKQSIPLIEPSINANSMEKIKPLESMVKDTESSVSTASLKSETKSSTSMAQEKQSIPLIEPSTDAKSMEKKKDTKSLESKSSIKSDVKSSTSMAQEEQSIPLIEPSQDVNSIKAQESMTLSETVTKSLPFTDQRKQHSPSLEPPVDATSSKKMTESNELQVPLQFPKIISPQVHQAIRPAPAPGSPSAITRFPSSSSALGIMSVLQDDAPKDMKEEVTHAVKSPLSGSMSPPDSKVSKSAEHSPEHILHTSPVKPSVDAVATIEKTFGLNAPVVSPSRSPSTPSSPPQSEPFAKSIQTTDIHNLHPSPPPPPPHATPSLPKTSSSIVKDSFKSPSPLPPPPPPPPPPSLIRQSSLSSADGPLSMNKAAAMPIRPPPPPLSTGQTSSSSIPPPPPPMSGLPPSAMSHPPAPPPPPVPSVTTPSPPTSLAPPPPPPSASASANVPPVPPPPLPNGLTRSGSLSSQANANVAPIPGPPPVPGPPGVPGPPAAPGPPGKGRGLLRANSKGICTKKSNLKPYHWLKLTRVMQGSLWAETQKLDEASRTPEFDMSELESLFSATAPNSDANEGKSTLRSGQKVDKVQLIELRRAYNCEIMLSKVKIPLADLMSSVLALDESALDIDQVENLIKFCPTKEEMELLKNYTGDKEHLGRCEQFFLELMKVPRVENKLRVFSFKIQFNSQVSELKRDLNIVNSASEEIRSSVKLKRIMQTILSLGNALNHGTARGSALGFRLDSLLKLTDTRARNNKMTLMHYLCKVISKKLPELLEFPQDLVNLEASTKIQLKYLAEEMQAISKGLEKVVQELTASENDGPVSVNFCQILKEFLSNGEAEVRALAQLYANVGRNADALALYFGEDPARVPFEQVVSTLLNFVRMFVKAHEENCKQMESDKKKAEKEAENEKVKITHKESENVMQPAIKSADIN, translated from the exons ATGGCAATGTTCCGCAAGTTCTTCTATAAGAAGCCCCCAGATGGGCTTCTAGAAATCAGTGAGAGGGTTTATG TCTTTGATTATTGCTTTACGACTGATCTTATGGATGAAGATGAACATAAAATGCATATAAGGGGGACAATTGAGCAACTTTGTGATCACTTCCCTGAAGCTTCATATATGGTGTTCAACATGCGGGAGGGAGAAAATCAAAGCCAGATTTCTTACATTTTGAACGATTATGATATGACTGTGATGGACTATCCTCGACAGTATGAAGGTTGCCCAATACTCACCATGGAGATGATCCACCATTTCCTGAGATCATGTGAAAACTGGCTTCAGCTTGGGCTACAAAATATTGTCTTAATGCATTGTGAACGAGGTGGATGGCCCGTTTTAGCATTTATGCTAGCCGCTTTCTTGATTTATAGAAAGCAATTTACAGGAGAGCTGAAAACATTAGAAATGATATACAAGCAAGCTCCGAGGGAACTTTTGCAATTGATGTCACCATTGAATCCATTGCCTTCACAACTGAGGTATCTTCAATATATATCAAGAAGAAATGTTGGTTCAGAATGGCCTCCTCTAGATAGAGCAGTTACATTGGACTGTGTAATTATAAGAATCATTCCTAATATGGATGGAGAGGGTGGTTGCCGTCCTATATTTCGGATATATGGACAGGACCCTTTTATGGCAGCTGATCGGACTCCCAAAGTTCTTTTTTCGACTCCAAAAAGGAGCAAATTTGTTCGGCATTACAAGCAG GCTGATACAGAACTGGTTAAGATTGACATACATTGTCATGTTCAAGGGGATGTCGTTCTTGAGTGTATTACTCTAGAAAATGATTTGGATCGTGAAAAAATGATGTTTCGTGTGATG TTTAATACAGGATTCATAAGGTCAAATATTTTGATGCTTAACCGTGATGACCTTGACATATTATGGGATACTAAAGATGACTTCCCaaaagattttagagtagag ATTCTTTTCTCGGATATGGAAACAAAATCTTCTGTTATTTCAATTGATCTGCCTTATCTTGAGGAGAAGGATGGCCTACCGATTGAAGCATTTGCTAAGGctaaaaaaattttcagccaTGTTGACTGGCTCGACACAAATATTGAGGTAGCAGCTGTGCTACAACAAATCACAGGATCAAATATCTTTTTGGAAAAATTGGATGGTGCAGCTTCTCCCAAAATGAGCCATTTGCGAAAGGATTCATCGCCTAGAGGATTTAAATTTGATTCTAAGATACAAGTCGATGTGAAGAGTCCTGACTCCACATTTGAGGGGAAACTTGCTATGTCCTCACTCAAATCTGGAGATGCTTCTGTAGAAAAGAAGGTAGAAGCATTTGAATCAATGGCGTCGCAAGAACATAACATCAAGACTCCTACTCATATGGGTCAGGGGTACCAACCTGTTCCCACAATTGGAGTCTCAGCACATTCAGATTCTACTTGGAAGGAAATGAAGTCAGTAAAATCAAAGGAATCAATGGAAAATAACGCCGAGTTTCCTACATCTATGATTCAAGGGAAACAATCAACTCCCTTAACCGGACCATCTACGGTTGCAAAATCCAATGCAAAGTTGGAAAATGACACCATGCATCCTATATCTTTGGCTCAAAGCATACAATCTATTCCCACGCCAACTGATGCAAATTCAGCACTGTTGGAATCAAGCAAAAAGGATACTGAATCATTAAAGTCACCGGCATTGTTGGAAAATGATAGAAGATCTAAACTTGAACCACAGAAGATGCCAGAAAGTGATTTGAAGAGACCCACTTCGGCAGTTCAGGGGACAATTCCTACTTCATCAATTGAATCATCCATCAATGCTCCTATGCAAAAGAAGATAGATTCACTGGCAGAACCACACACTGTTCTGGCAAGTGACATTAAGACTCACACTTCAGTGGGTCCGAGGACACATCTCACTCCCTCAAGAGATTCCAGTTCTGCTATTGCACAGGTTGAATCATTAGAAACAAACGCATTATCGGAAAACGATACCAAGGATCCTCTATGTATAGCTCAGGAGAAACAGTCTACTCATGTAACCAAATCCGTGGTTGCAAACTCAAACAAGGAGGAGGTTAGGGAATTGGAAGCAAAGGTGTTGTCAGATATTGATTCCAAGAGTCTCACATCCATAGTTCAGAGGAAACAAGATAGTCCTTTACCTGAACCACGCATTGGCAGTAAGTTTTCTGCTTCAATTGCTCAGGGGAAACAGTCTATTCCCTCAATTGAACCGTGTATGGATGCTAATTCAATGGAAAAGAAGATTGAACCACTAGAGTCAATGATGAAGAATACTGAATCATTAGAATCGAAGGCATTGCTTAAAAATGAGGCCAAGATATTGACATCGGCTCAGGAGAAACAGTCTATTCCATTGATTGAACCATCTATCAATGCTAATTCTATGGAAAAGATTAAACCATTAGAGTCCATGGTAAAGGATACGGAATCATCAGTGTCGACGGCGTCACTCAAAAGTGAGACCAAGAGCTCGACATCTATGGCTCAGGAGAAACAATCTATTCCGTTGATTGAACCATCTACTGATGCTAAGTCAATGGAAAAGAAGAAGGATACTAAATCATTAGAATCAAAGTCATCAATTAAAAGTGATGTAAAGAGTTCGACATCTATGGCTCAGGAGGAACAGTCtattcccttgattgaaccatcCCAGGATGTAAATTCAATCAAGGCCCAAGAGTCAATGACGTTATCAGAAACCGTTACTAAGAGTCTCCCATTTACAGATCAGAGGAAACAACATAGTCCCTCACTTGAGCCACCTGTCGATGCAACCTCAAGTAAAAAAATGACTGAATCTAATGAATTGCAGGTTCCTTTACAGTTTCCTAAAATCATATCTCCACAGGTGCATCAAGCAATTCGACCAGCTCCAGCACCAGGTTCACCTTCAGCTATCACAAGATTTCCGAGTTCATCATCAGCTCTTGGAATAATGTCTGTGTTGCAGGATGATGCACCAAAGGATATGAAAGAAGAAGTCACACATGCAGTGAAATCTCCTCTGTCCGGTAGTATGTCTCCCCCGGACTCAAAGGTGTCGAAATCGGCAGAGCATAGTCCTGAACATATTTTGCATACATCACCAGTAAAACCTTCGGTGGATGCTGTTGCGACCATAGAGAAGACTTTTGGGCTCAATGCTCCTGTGGTTTCTCCTTCCCGTTCTCCATCTACACCTTCATCACCGCCTCAAAGTGAGCCTTTTGCAAAATCAATACAAACTACTGATATCCATAACCTCCATCCTTCCcctccccctcctcctcctcatgCAACCCCTTCCCTTCCCAAAACATCATCTTCCATTGTCAAAGATTCATTTAAAAGTCCGTCTCCTctgcctcctcctcctcctcctcctccacctccATCTTTAATTAGACAGTCCTCATTATCTTCAGCTGATGGCCCCTTGAGTATGAACAAGGCTGCTGCTATGCCTATTCGACCTCCCCCACCTCCGCTGTCAACTGGACAGACATCATCATCTTCaatacctcctcctcctcctcctatgTCTGGACTTCCTCCTTCTGCAATGTCTCATCCCCCTGCCCCACCTCCTCCTCCTGTTCCTTCGGTCACCACACCTAGTCCTCCTACATCACTggctccacctccacctcctccCTCAGCTTCTGCATCTGCAAATGTTCCACCTGTACCCCCACCTCCACTTCCAAATGGATTGACAAGATCTGGCTCTTTGTCATCACAAGCTAATGCTAATGTGGCTCCAATTCCTGGACCGCCTCCAGTTCCCGGACCGCCTGGGGTTCCTGGACCGCCTGCAGCCCCTGGGCCGCCTGGGAAAGGACGTGGCCTGTTGCGAGCAAATTCCAAAGGTATCTGTACTAAAAAGAGCAATCTGAAACCTTACCATTGGTTAAAGTTAACAAGGGTCATGCAAGGAAGTTTATGGGCTGAGACACAAAAACTTGATGAAGCTTCAAG GACTCCAGAGTTTGACATGTCAGAACTGGAGTCTCTTTTCTCTGCAACTGCTCCAAATTCTGATGCAAATGAAGGAAAATCAACTCTCCGTTCTGGACAGAAAGTGGATAAAGTCCAACTG ATTGAACTCAGGCGTGCATATAACTGTGAGATCATGCTTTCAAAAGTCAAAATACCTTTGGCTGATCTAATG AGCTCTGTGCTAGCATTGGATGAATCAGCATTAGATATTGATCAGGTTGAAAACCTCATCAAGTTCTGCCCAACCAAGGAAGAGATGGAGCTGCTCAAG AACTATACTGGAGATAAGGAGCACTTAGGAAGGTGTGAACAG TTCTTCTTGGAATTAATGAAAGTACCTAGAGTGGAAAACAAGCTAAGAGTTTTCTCTTTTAAGATTCAATTCAACTCTCAG GTTTCAGAACTCAAGAGAGACTTGAATATTGTGAACAGTGCATCTGAAGAG ATCAGGAGTTCAGTCAAGTTGAAAAGAATCATGCAGACCATTCTTTCTCTTGGCAATGCTTTGAACCACGGAACTGCAAGAG GTTCTGCACTTGGATTTCGATTGGATAGTCTCCTTAAACTCACTGATACACGTGCCAGGAACAACAAGATGACTCTTATGCATTATCTTTGTAAG GTGATTTCTAAAAAGCTTCCAGAGCTTTTAGAATTCCCCCAAGACCTAGTGAATTTGGAGGCTTCAACGAAG